A region from the Triticum aestivum cultivar Chinese Spring chromosome 3D, IWGSC CS RefSeq v2.1, whole genome shotgun sequence genome encodes:
- the LOC123074294 gene encoding RING-H2 finger protein ATL74 yields MSAMSGNTMAGAPAMPEAAGGPYERELNYSFTGRVALTVVFVLFGLTVVIVIMRVLLYVLVYRSGRGGGRGSGGLAAGILRSINSFGRIGSRRHGLDASALSALPVTVYRKEVGSTSAAGADCAVCLSELADGDTVRQLPNCGHVFHVECVDAWLRTRTTCPLCRAEAELSQGQRSGKAEAAAQSSSGTEPPQPTLLGAGGTLIVTVQGGIQRDVRG; encoded by the coding sequence atgagtGCCATGTCAGGGAACACCATGGCTGGCGCGCCGGCCATGCCGGAAGCCGCCGGGGGTCCATACGAGCGGGAGCTGAACTACAGCTTCACTGGGCGCGTCGCGCTCACCGTCGTCTTCGTCCTCTTCGGGCTcaccgtcgtcatcgtcatcatgcGCGTCTTGCTGTACGTGCTGGTGTATCGGTCTGGCCGAGGCGGAGGCCGCGGCAGCGGCGGCCTCGCCGCTGGCATCCTCCGGTCCATCAACTCGTTCGGAAGGATCGGCAGCCGGCGGCACGGGCTGGACGCGTCCGCGCTCTCCGCGCTGCCGGTCACCGTGTACCGGAAGGAGGTCGGCTCCACCAGCGCCGCTGGGGCTGACTGCGCCGTGTGCCTGTCGGAGCTCGCGGACGGGGACACGGTGCGGCAGCTGCCGAACTGCGGGCACGTATTCCACGTGGAGTGCGTCGACGCGTGGCTGCGCACCAGGACGACGTGCCCTCTCTGCCGGGCAGAGGCGGAGCTGTCCCAGGGCCAGCGGAGCGGCAAGGCGGAGGCGGCTGCGCAGTCGTCATCGGGCACGGAGCCGCCGCAACCGACGTTGCTTGGTGCAGGAGGAACCTTGATAGTGACCGTACAAGGTGGTATCCAGAGAGACGTGCGCGGGTAA
- the LOC123077746 gene encoding E3 ubiquitin-protein ligase ATL41 → MSGTSFTGAPASDAPLAPYPRQQNYSFNGRVLLMAAFLLFGLTIFFTLIRFLLYVLVARSGGRRRRGSFTAGILRSINSFGGTSGRRGLDASALSALPVTAYRKEGAATAGADCAVCLSELADGEKVRELPNCGHSFHVECVDAWLRSRTTCPLCRAEAELPKGNGKAEVAAQSSSSSPSSSAREPPQQALFVGGGTLIVTVQGGFPDTQRGVRGSTSG, encoded by the coding sequence ATGTCAGGGACCTCTTTCACCGGCGCGCCGGCGTCAGATGCCCCCCTGGCTCCGTACCCGCGGCAGCAGAACTACAGCTTCAACGGGCGCGTCCTGCTTATGGCCGCCTTCCTCCTTTTCGGGCTCACCATCTTCTTCACCCTCATCCGCTTCTTGCTGTACGTGTTAGTGGCGCGGTCTggcggccgccgtcgccgcggcAGCTTCACCGCCGGCATCCTGCGGTCCATCAACTCGTTTGGCGGAACTAGCGGCCGGCGTGGGCTGGACGCCTCCGCGCTCTCCGCGCTGCCGGTCACCGCGTACCGGAAGGAGGGCGCCGCCACCGCCGGGGCTGACTGCGCCGTGTGCCTGTCGGAGCTCGCCGACGGAGAAAAGGTGCGGGAGCTGCCCAACTGCGGGCACTCGTTCCACGTGGAGTGCGTCGACGCATGGCTGCGCTCCAGGACGACCTGCCCTCTCTGCCGCGCCGAGGCTGAGCTGCCCAAGGGGAACGGCAAGGCGGAGGTGGCGGCGCAGTCGTCGTCGTCCTCCCCCTCATCCTCTGCCAGGGAGCCGCCGCAACAGGCGTTGTTCGTGGGAGGAGGAACCTTGATCGTGACCGTGCAAGGTGGCTTCCCGGATACGCAAAGGGGCGTGCGTGGGTCAACATCGGGGTAG